One stretch of Mobula birostris isolate sMobBir1 chromosome 5, sMobBir1.hap1, whole genome shotgun sequence DNA includes these proteins:
- the LOC140198240 gene encoding serine protease FAM111A-like isoform X2, which yields MGCYDSNCLIRTAEEHYQDSQLRIARSKMTSDVIPRDKRKLQTSRYAEEFVPKNGKILKNDNHFEAGDWGTPISLKKEFTFSVCGDPDNIHYAFAGDPGDTLLSALNSSCDFEEKVRSDSTILAYGEGPLKGLVNFNILCRYLPQHTHFRLVFLRSAGREGGAGDQPTQTPPAPPGNRCHVLFYIEPSGRTVGNTTQRIVVSDRIAQGQTKLCVLGFVGETVREALAKDGRFDVRLEDDTHKLLEKVEPLCKIQFNHPVDALHGRSFQVELSIAKKKPHPPPCSSTAASSDDRSARPKGNRPAETPPTLMTPKREADGRASENSRYPLPRWHVEARRAALLRFKQAISRSAELANMSERQCLNRLYHEARSPIPARTIRRVGECLSAVGCLTWRSLNAQGNGTCFLLQDSYVLTSCHAVEMLAQGMEPVRWPTAIQDYAYVTFSFEEDGQGSPPLRLTGWLELYDQALDYAVLELATPAGVPGLMESSVTPPQAGNLYIVGHPDGEVKKVCPCSVMSSEQPGTGDATQYLENLRSVIPGEAAESYLPDMVLVASHAFNRVRHPNTSPFRADYHHGASGSAILNSEGCVVGLHCGGETHKRNKDPEKFYIEFGRSITLIIQNIVSKSDTVTTEKSKQIIAALQSYLK from the exons ATGGGATGCtatg ATTCGAATTGCCTAATCCGAACTGCTGAAGAACATTACCAGGATTCTCAG CTCAGAATCGCCAGGAGCAAAATGACGAGTGACGTTATCCCAAGGGATAAGCGGAAGCTGCAGACCAGCAGGTATGCGGAGGAGTTTGTCCCGAAGAACGGGAAGATCCTGAAAAACGACAACCATTTTGAGGCAGGTGACTGGGGCACACCGATCTCCCTGAAGAAGGAGTTCACCTTTAGCGTGTGCGGAGACCCTGATAACATCCATTACGCCTTCGCTGGCGACCCAGGCGACACCCTGCTGTCTGCGCTCAATTCCTCCTGCGACTTTGAGGAGAAGGTGAGGAGTGACAGCACCATCCTCGCATACGGGGAAGGGCCTCTGAAAGGACTGGTGAACTTCAACATCCTCTGCCGCTATCTGCCGCAGCACACCCACTTCCGCTTGGTGTTCCTGCGCTCTGCTGGCCGGGAGGGTGGAGCCGGTGATCAGCCAACGCAGACGCCGCCGGCGCCTCCCGGCAACCGGTGCCACGTCCTCTTTTACATCGAGCCCAGCGGCCGAACGGTGGGGAACACCACCCAGCGGATTGTGGTATCTGACCGCATCGCGCAGGGCCAGACCAAGCTCTGTGTGCTGGGCTTTGTGGGCGAGACTGTCCGGGAGGCACTGGCCAAAGACGGCCGCTTCGACGTACGTCTCGAGGATGacacacacaaactgttggagaAGGTGGAGCCTCTGTGCAAGATCCAGTTCAACCACCCTGTGGACGCGCTGCATGGCCGCAGCTTCCAAGTGGAGCTGAGCATCGCCAAGAAGAAGCCACACCCCCCTCCCTGCTCCTCCACTGCCGCTTCCTCCGATGACAGGAGCGCCAGACCCAAAGGCAACAGGCCTGCCGAGACGCCGCCAACACTGATGACACCCAAGCGGGAGGCAGATGGCAGGGCGTCAGAGAATAGCCGTTACCCCCTGCCTAGGTGGCACGTGGAGGCAAGGCGTGCAGCCCTGCTGCGCTTCAAGCAGGCCATCAGCCGGAGCGCTGAGCTGGCAAACATGTCAGAGAGGCAGTGCCTGAACCGACTCTACCACGAGGCCCGGTCGCCCATCCCTGCCCGCACCATCCGCCGTGTTGGCGAGTGCCTCTCCGCTGTGGGTTGCCTGACCTGGAGATCGCTCAACGCCCAGGGCAATGGCACCTGCTTCCTCCTGCAGGACTCCTACGTGCTGACCAGCTGCCatgcagtggagatgctggcacaGGGCATGGAGCCAGTCCGCTGGCCCACTGCCATCCAAGACTATGCGTATGTTACCTTTAGCTTTGAGGAGGATGGGCAGGGGAGCCCCCCACTGAGGCTGACTGGCTGGCTGGAGCTCTACGATCAGGCCCTCGACTACGCCGTACTGGAGTTGGCGACCCCGGCTGGTGTTCCAGGCCTGATGGAGTCTTCAGTCACCCCACCCCAGGCCGGCAACCTTTATATCGTCGGCCACCCAGATGGGGAAGTGAAGAAGGTCTGTCCTTGCTCAGTCATGAGCAGTGAACAGCCGGGGACTGGTGACGCCACACAATACCTGGAGAACCTGCGGTCTGTGATCCCCGGAGAAGCTGCTGAAAGTTATCTGCCGGATATGGTCTTAGTCGCAAGCCATGCTTTCAACAGGGTGAGACACCCCAACACCAGTCCCTTCCGAGCAGATTATCACCATGGTGCCTCAGGCTCTGCAATATTGAACTCAGAGGGATGTGTGGTTGGATTGCACTGCGGGGGTGAGACCCACAAGAGGAACAAAGACCCCGAGAAGTTCTACATTGAATTCGGGAGGTCCATCACACTCATCATCCAGAATATAGTTAGCAAAAGTGACACTGTCACAACCGAGAAATCAAAGCAAATCATTGCGGCATTACAAagttatttaaaataa
- the LOC140198240 gene encoding serine protease FAM111A-like isoform X3 yields MTSDVIPRDKRKLQTSRYAEEFVPKNGKILKNDNHFEAGDWGTPISLKKEFTFSVCGDPDNIHYAFAGDPGDTLLSALNSSCDFEEKVRSDSTILAYGEGPLKGLVNFNILCRYLPQHTHFRLVFLRSAGREGGAGDQPTQTPPAPPGNRCHVLFYIEPSGRTVGNTTQRIVVSDRIAQGQTKLCVLGFVGETVREALAKDGRFDVRLEDDTHKLLEKVEPLCKIQFNHPVDALHGRSFQVELSIAKKKPHPPPCSSTAASSDDRSARPKGNRPAETPPTLMTPKREADGRASENSRYPLPRWHVEARRAALLRFKQAISRSAELANMSERQCLNRLYHEARSPIPARTIRRVGECLSAVGCLTWRSLNAQGNGTCFLLQDSYVLTSCHAVEMLAQGMEPVRWPTAIQDYAYVTFSFEEDGQGSPPLRLTGWLELYDQALDYAVLELATPAGVPGLMESSVTPPQAGNLYIVGHPDGEVKKVCPCSVMSSEQPGTGDATQYLENLRSVIPGEAAESYLPDMVLVASHAFNRVRHPNTSPFRADYHHGASGSAILNSEGCVVGLHCGGETHKRNKDPEKFYIEFGRSITLIIQNIVSKSDTVTTEKSKQIIAALQSYLK; encoded by the coding sequence ATGACGAGTGACGTTATCCCAAGGGATAAGCGGAAGCTGCAGACCAGCAGGTATGCGGAGGAGTTTGTCCCGAAGAACGGGAAGATCCTGAAAAACGACAACCATTTTGAGGCAGGTGACTGGGGCACACCGATCTCCCTGAAGAAGGAGTTCACCTTTAGCGTGTGCGGAGACCCTGATAACATCCATTACGCCTTCGCTGGCGACCCAGGCGACACCCTGCTGTCTGCGCTCAATTCCTCCTGCGACTTTGAGGAGAAGGTGAGGAGTGACAGCACCATCCTCGCATACGGGGAAGGGCCTCTGAAAGGACTGGTGAACTTCAACATCCTCTGCCGCTATCTGCCGCAGCACACCCACTTCCGCTTGGTGTTCCTGCGCTCTGCTGGCCGGGAGGGTGGAGCCGGTGATCAGCCAACGCAGACGCCGCCGGCGCCTCCCGGCAACCGGTGCCACGTCCTCTTTTACATCGAGCCCAGCGGCCGAACGGTGGGGAACACCACCCAGCGGATTGTGGTATCTGACCGCATCGCGCAGGGCCAGACCAAGCTCTGTGTGCTGGGCTTTGTGGGCGAGACTGTCCGGGAGGCACTGGCCAAAGACGGCCGCTTCGACGTACGTCTCGAGGATGacacacacaaactgttggagaAGGTGGAGCCTCTGTGCAAGATCCAGTTCAACCACCCTGTGGACGCGCTGCATGGCCGCAGCTTCCAAGTGGAGCTGAGCATCGCCAAGAAGAAGCCACACCCCCCTCCCTGCTCCTCCACTGCCGCTTCCTCCGATGACAGGAGCGCCAGACCCAAAGGCAACAGGCCTGCCGAGACGCCGCCAACACTGATGACACCCAAGCGGGAGGCAGATGGCAGGGCGTCAGAGAATAGCCGTTACCCCCTGCCTAGGTGGCACGTGGAGGCAAGGCGTGCAGCCCTGCTGCGCTTCAAGCAGGCCATCAGCCGGAGCGCTGAGCTGGCAAACATGTCAGAGAGGCAGTGCCTGAACCGACTCTACCACGAGGCCCGGTCGCCCATCCCTGCCCGCACCATCCGCCGTGTTGGCGAGTGCCTCTCCGCTGTGGGTTGCCTGACCTGGAGATCGCTCAACGCCCAGGGCAATGGCACCTGCTTCCTCCTGCAGGACTCCTACGTGCTGACCAGCTGCCatgcagtggagatgctggcacaGGGCATGGAGCCAGTCCGCTGGCCCACTGCCATCCAAGACTATGCGTATGTTACCTTTAGCTTTGAGGAGGATGGGCAGGGGAGCCCCCCACTGAGGCTGACTGGCTGGCTGGAGCTCTACGATCAGGCCCTCGACTACGCCGTACTGGAGTTGGCGACCCCGGCTGGTGTTCCAGGCCTGATGGAGTCTTCAGTCACCCCACCCCAGGCCGGCAACCTTTATATCGTCGGCCACCCAGATGGGGAAGTGAAGAAGGTCTGTCCTTGCTCAGTCATGAGCAGTGAACAGCCGGGGACTGGTGACGCCACACAATACCTGGAGAACCTGCGGTCTGTGATCCCCGGAGAAGCTGCTGAAAGTTATCTGCCGGATATGGTCTTAGTCGCAAGCCATGCTTTCAACAGGGTGAGACACCCCAACACCAGTCCCTTCCGAGCAGATTATCACCATGGTGCCTCAGGCTCTGCAATATTGAACTCAGAGGGATGTGTGGTTGGATTGCACTGCGGGGGTGAGACCCACAAGAGGAACAAAGACCCCGAGAAGTTCTACATTGAATTCGGGAGGTCCATCACACTCATCATCCAGAATATAGTTAGCAAAAGTGACACTGTCACAACCGAGAAATCAAAGCAAATCATTGCGGCATTACAAagttatttaaaataa
- the LOC140198240 gene encoding serine protease FAM111A-like isoform X1, whose translation MNSSDEGSRTPTPQDDASCLRNDGRPPQSGAKEDSNCLIRTAEEHYQDSQLRIARSKMTSDVIPRDKRKLQTSRYAEEFVPKNGKILKNDNHFEAGDWGTPISLKKEFTFSVCGDPDNIHYAFAGDPGDTLLSALNSSCDFEEKVRSDSTILAYGEGPLKGLVNFNILCRYLPQHTHFRLVFLRSAGREGGAGDQPTQTPPAPPGNRCHVLFYIEPSGRTVGNTTQRIVVSDRIAQGQTKLCVLGFVGETVREALAKDGRFDVRLEDDTHKLLEKVEPLCKIQFNHPVDALHGRSFQVELSIAKKKPHPPPCSSTAASSDDRSARPKGNRPAETPPTLMTPKREADGRASENSRYPLPRWHVEARRAALLRFKQAISRSAELANMSERQCLNRLYHEARSPIPARTIRRVGECLSAVGCLTWRSLNAQGNGTCFLLQDSYVLTSCHAVEMLAQGMEPVRWPTAIQDYAYVTFSFEEDGQGSPPLRLTGWLELYDQALDYAVLELATPAGVPGLMESSVTPPQAGNLYIVGHPDGEVKKVCPCSVMSSEQPGTGDATQYLENLRSVIPGEAAESYLPDMVLVASHAFNRVRHPNTSPFRADYHHGASGSAILNSEGCVVGLHCGGETHKRNKDPEKFYIEFGRSITLIIQNIVSKSDTVTTEKSKQIIAALQSYLK comes from the exons ATGAACTCGAGTGATGAAGGCAGCAGGACACCGACG CCTCAAGATGATGCAAGTTGCCTCAGAAATGATGGGAGGCCTCCACAAAGTGGTGCCAAAGAAG ATTCGAATTGCCTAATCCGAACTGCTGAAGAACATTACCAGGATTCTCAG CTCAGAATCGCCAGGAGCAAAATGACGAGTGACGTTATCCCAAGGGATAAGCGGAAGCTGCAGACCAGCAGGTATGCGGAGGAGTTTGTCCCGAAGAACGGGAAGATCCTGAAAAACGACAACCATTTTGAGGCAGGTGACTGGGGCACACCGATCTCCCTGAAGAAGGAGTTCACCTTTAGCGTGTGCGGAGACCCTGATAACATCCATTACGCCTTCGCTGGCGACCCAGGCGACACCCTGCTGTCTGCGCTCAATTCCTCCTGCGACTTTGAGGAGAAGGTGAGGAGTGACAGCACCATCCTCGCATACGGGGAAGGGCCTCTGAAAGGACTGGTGAACTTCAACATCCTCTGCCGCTATCTGCCGCAGCACACCCACTTCCGCTTGGTGTTCCTGCGCTCTGCTGGCCGGGAGGGTGGAGCCGGTGATCAGCCAACGCAGACGCCGCCGGCGCCTCCCGGCAACCGGTGCCACGTCCTCTTTTACATCGAGCCCAGCGGCCGAACGGTGGGGAACACCACCCAGCGGATTGTGGTATCTGACCGCATCGCGCAGGGCCAGACCAAGCTCTGTGTGCTGGGCTTTGTGGGCGAGACTGTCCGGGAGGCACTGGCCAAAGACGGCCGCTTCGACGTACGTCTCGAGGATGacacacacaaactgttggagaAGGTGGAGCCTCTGTGCAAGATCCAGTTCAACCACCCTGTGGACGCGCTGCATGGCCGCAGCTTCCAAGTGGAGCTGAGCATCGCCAAGAAGAAGCCACACCCCCCTCCCTGCTCCTCCACTGCCGCTTCCTCCGATGACAGGAGCGCCAGACCCAAAGGCAACAGGCCTGCCGAGACGCCGCCAACACTGATGACACCCAAGCGGGAGGCAGATGGCAGGGCGTCAGAGAATAGCCGTTACCCCCTGCCTAGGTGGCACGTGGAGGCAAGGCGTGCAGCCCTGCTGCGCTTCAAGCAGGCCATCAGCCGGAGCGCTGAGCTGGCAAACATGTCAGAGAGGCAGTGCCTGAACCGACTCTACCACGAGGCCCGGTCGCCCATCCCTGCCCGCACCATCCGCCGTGTTGGCGAGTGCCTCTCCGCTGTGGGTTGCCTGACCTGGAGATCGCTCAACGCCCAGGGCAATGGCACCTGCTTCCTCCTGCAGGACTCCTACGTGCTGACCAGCTGCCatgcagtggagatgctggcacaGGGCATGGAGCCAGTCCGCTGGCCCACTGCCATCCAAGACTATGCGTATGTTACCTTTAGCTTTGAGGAGGATGGGCAGGGGAGCCCCCCACTGAGGCTGACTGGCTGGCTGGAGCTCTACGATCAGGCCCTCGACTACGCCGTACTGGAGTTGGCGACCCCGGCTGGTGTTCCAGGCCTGATGGAGTCTTCAGTCACCCCACCCCAGGCCGGCAACCTTTATATCGTCGGCCACCCAGATGGGGAAGTGAAGAAGGTCTGTCCTTGCTCAGTCATGAGCAGTGAACAGCCGGGGACTGGTGACGCCACACAATACCTGGAGAACCTGCGGTCTGTGATCCCCGGAGAAGCTGCTGAAAGTTATCTGCCGGATATGGTCTTAGTCGCAAGCCATGCTTTCAACAGGGTGAGACACCCCAACACCAGTCCCTTCCGAGCAGATTATCACCATGGTGCCTCAGGCTCTGCAATATTGAACTCAGAGGGATGTGTGGTTGGATTGCACTGCGGGGGTGAGACCCACAAGAGGAACAAAGACCCCGAGAAGTTCTACATTGAATTCGGGAGGTCCATCACACTCATCATCCAGAATATAGTTAGCAAAAGTGACACTGTCACAACCGAGAAATCAAAGCAAATCATTGCGGCATTACAAagttatttaaaataa